In the genome of Desulfobotulus pelophilus, the window TTACCCCCGGAGGGCTGGACGGGCTGATGGCCTATGACTGGCCGGGTAATGTGCGGGAGCTGCAGAATGTGGTGGAGCGTGCCCTGATTCTCTGTCAGGGAAGACCCCTTTCCTTTCCCCTTCTGCCGGACAGGGGAAAGGAGGCTGTCGGGGAGCGTGGGGATCGCTTTACGGAGAACCGGACGCTGGATGGGGTGATGGCTGAGCATATTCGCGCTGTTTTGCGGGAAACCGGCGGCATCATTGCCGGTGAAAAGGGAGCTGCTGCTATTCTGGGGCTGCACCCCAATACCCTTCGCAGTCGCATGAAAAAGCTGGGGCTGTTTTGATCCGGGAAGCATGGGGACTGGAAAGGCTTTTATGGATAAAAATAAACGGTGCTGGTGGAGAAGGATGGGCTCGTAATTTATAGTGCTGAATGAGGACCTGTCTTCAAAGCCGAATTCAGACCAAAGTGGAAGCAGGCTGAACCAATGACAGCTAAGATCGGGCCAATTTTTTCTATCGCGTGGCAATTCGCCTGAATTGCTTGAGTCTGTTAAAAAACCATTGGATTTTATGTTGTTTTTTGTAAAGGTGGCGATCCCAGGCACGAGGAGATTTTCGATTCCGCCTTGAGGAATGATCGTCTCCGCACCGGACTGTCGGATCCGGCAAACAATTTCATGAGAATCATAGCCCTTATCGCTTAACCAGAACCGAGGCGGAGTCCCTTCAAGCCGTTGGATCGCTGGCGTAGGGTCATGGATATTGCCAGCAGAGGTCTGTCAACGGACAGGTAGTCCCAAAACGTCTACAACGGCGTGGATGTTGGTGGTACATCCGCCTCTGGATCGTCCGGGTTGCTGATGTTGCTGGCTTCTGCGGCATGCTGATGTACCCGGATATAGGTGATGTCAATCCTGTGATATTCATCATCAGGCTCCATCGAAACGTTTTTAAGGACATCCGCCCAGCGCCCTTTTTGACCAGCGGGAAAAACGTGTGCAGAGAGTTTCCCGTGTGCCGTAATACTCAGGTAAATCCCGCCGGGACTCCGGTTCGCATCACCCAGAGGATCGCGTTAACGATAAGACGATTGTTTTTTGATGGTCTTCCACGCTGTCCTTTTTCCGGAGGCAGAAGAACTTTAATCAGGGCCCATTCTCTGCCAGTGAGTTCCATTCGTTTTTTCATGAAACTCTCCGTAAAGAAATTCGTGTCTATAAGCAATGTTTACGTTTGAAGACAGGCCCTAGCCCTTGTCTTTTTTGTGGTGAACAGTGCGGCAGAATATGTGGTGACTACGGGCATGCCTGTGGCGTCTATGGGTATGACTCCATACGATACTGTGTTTTTTTAAACTGATTCATGGCTTGCCGGCCTTGTGTCCTTCTGGCCGATAAATGTTGTTGGCTCTTTCGTAGGGAATACCCATTTTTTTCATCCGGCTCCGCAGTGTGCTTGGATGGAGTCCCAGCCTTTCGGCTGCACCGTCAGGGCCACTAACACGGCCATGGCTTTTTTTCAGAACGGTACGGATGTGCATTTCCATGGCAGCATCCAGGTTTTCATTCGTTTCCGATTCACAGGGAAAGGGCATGGCTGAGAGACAATGGTGATCGGCCATTAGGTTGCCGAAATGCAATGGTCTTCCTTCCGAAAGAATCAGAGCCCTTTCAACGATATTCTGCAACTCCCGCACATTGCCCGGCCAGGTATAGGACAGGAGTTTTTTCATTTCTCCGGGTTCGGTACCAGGCCGGAAGGGGAGGTTCATCTCTTCACATTTCATCCGGATGAAATGATGCACCATGGCTGGTATATCCTGCTTTCTTTCCCGCAGTGATGGGATCCGTATGGGGAAGACGGCCAGCCTGTACCATAAATCTTCCCTGAAACGTCCTTCTTTTACCATGGCCGGGAGATTGCGATGGGTGGCTGCAATGATGCGGGCATTGGAGTGAAGGGATCTTCCCCCACCGACGCGCTCAAATTCTCCGTTCTGGAGAACCCGCAGAAGCTTTGCCTGGGCTGCAAGGGGCAGTTCTCCGATCTCATCCAGAAAAAGGGTTCCGCCGCTGGCCCTTTCAAAACGGCCCGCTCTGGTTTCCAGGGCACCGGTAAAGGCCCCCTTTTCATGGCCGAAAAGCTCAGAATCCATGAGGGATTCGGGAATGGCACCGCAGTTGAGGCGAATGAAAGGTGCTTTGGCTCTCTGGGAGGCATTGTGGATCTGTGCCGCCACCACTTCTTTGCCAGTACCCGTTTCTCCCAGAAGCAGTATGGGAGTTTCTTTTCTGGCGACCTGATCCATAAGATGCGTGACTCCCCTAAGGCCGCCTTCTGCGCCGATCATGGTGTCCCCGCTGATTTTAATGGCATCCCGCTGCAGGGCTTTATGATCCCGGACCAGATCCATGTAGCGCAGGGCATTGGACAGGGCGATGGCAAAAGGTTCATTGATTTCTTTAATGATATCGGCATGGGAGGTTGTGTAGTGATGCTGCCCTTCAGCTATGAATGTCAGGTTGCCTACAATGGTTCGTTTCAGGGTGAGGGCACAGGTGATGGAGCAGAATTCTTCCATGGCTCTGGCTTTGACGGAAGGGGTGTGCATGCGTGCAATCCTGAGCGTTTCCTGATTGAGGGGATGGGTATGGTTGCGGATCCAGGGAATGGTGCCGGATCGTGATTCTTCCAGCCATTTGAAAATGGTTTCCCATGCGACTGCAGACAGGGGAAAAGACTCGTCCAGCAGATAACCACAGTGTTCATCGCTGATGCCGATCACCCTTGCCATCCGTTGAACCGGTTCATAAATAGATACGGCAATGCCGTCTAGGGGCATAATTTTTTGCAGATAGAGAAAGACTTCGTGAAGGGCTTCATCAAAGTCCAGGCTTCCGCAGATACGGCGGGTAACATGACGAAAGAGCTGTTCTTTCATTTGATTTCTCCTGTTCTGCAATCCTAGGCTTTTATGGTGCTATATATCACACTTTTATTCGAAATAACGCAGTTCTGAATGTGTTATTTAGTATTTTGTTTGTGAGTCTCGCTTAAAGCCTTGAATTTATTTTGTATGTAGCGTTGGCACCTTTTTTGGATACATGTTCTGTTTAAATGAACTTTCCATCCGAAAAGGAGGCGGTTTCTATGGATACCTGGAAAACAATATATCAGGAAAAAAAGAGATCTCTGGCAGAATCTGTTTCTTTGGTAAAAAGTGGTCATAGGGTGGGGGTATCTCCATCGGCAAGTTTTCCCCTCGAAATGATCAATGCCCTTTCCGCAAGGGATGATCTCGAAGGGGTCCGGCTGGATTCAGGTCTGCTGCTTTTTCCCCCGGATTTTCTGAGGCCGGATCAGTCAGGAAGAATAGATTACCATGCTTTTTTTATGGGACCTCTGGAGCGTATGGCTTTAAAGGCGGGGCTCCTGGAGCCTGCCAGCATTCACTTCAGTCAGTTGCATGAAGCCTTTCCTGAAGGAAGTCTGGATGCCGCCATTCTTGAAGTCTCTTCTCCGGATGCCTTTGGTTATATGGGCCTCGGTC includes:
- a CDS encoding transposase, translating into MKKRMELTGREWALIKVLLPPEKGQRGRPSKNNRLIVNAILWVMRTGVPAGFT
- a CDS encoding sigma-54 interaction domain-containing protein, coding for MKEQLFRHVTRRICGSLDFDEALHEVFLYLQKIMPLDGIAVSIYEPVQRMARVIGISDEHCGYLLDESFPLSAVAWETIFKWLEESRSGTIPWIRNHTHPLNQETLRIARMHTPSVKARAMEEFCSITCALTLKRTIVGNLTFIAEGQHHYTTSHADIIKEINEPFAIALSNALRYMDLVRDHKALQRDAIKISGDTMIGAEGGLRGVTHLMDQVARKETPILLLGETGTGKEVVAAQIHNASQRAKAPFIRLNCGAIPESLMDSELFGHEKGAFTGALETRAGRFERASGGTLFLDEIGELPLAAQAKLLRVLQNGEFERVGGGRSLHSNARIIAATHRNLPAMVKEGRFREDLWYRLAVFPIRIPSLRERKQDIPAMVHHFIRMKCEEMNLPFRPGTEPGEMKKLLSYTWPGNVRELQNIVERALILSEGRPLHFGNLMADHHCLSAMPFPCESETNENLDAAMEMHIRTVLKKSHGRVSGPDGAAERLGLHPSTLRSRMKKMGIPYERANNIYRPEGHKAGKP